A genomic segment from Castor canadensis chromosome 1, mCasCan1.hap1v2, whole genome shotgun sequence encodes:
- the Ccdc87 gene encoding coiled-coil domain-containing protein 87 yields MEPQRQEPEFQRFYHRLLSPLSLFPRRTPPPELPKRRPPEGRKLESVPLAKLRVAPLAKLRVAPLCRNVARLLASSGLAARVSPKDRLRLTEVILDELKCSWQEPPSEPSLSYGNNLKLRKRLESYVLLCCEQLFLRYLHLLVTMSTSKAVFTESATLTRLAASLARDCTVFLTSPAVYRALLADFQALLNLQPTQKGVTRLRPTCPPGTFKFCPIPWPHSIGFAQVPCSSLNLTYLIHLSRPSEFFIEPKLDPVKELKSIPKLKGRKPLRWLPSIRKEKEIDFDSSQVPLPSHSVTPTSESSDFLPSRVFSWLQRGQSLPSLCEGWKLADEMGLPPLPSRPLTPLILAAESKPELTEDIVAEDLKQKMKKLNSEWRRRSPVDSGLPPLLGVLTHSIAAEQRMKELHRTLKNLQEEEASGLWDLQPPKSCPLQPQPATITLKLRNQVVVQVATMMLSDRNFLDSFHVEGAGVLYNHLNGELDSKVIEDMDIDRFIGSSTTEIYKELMSCVSANHFRFDQGSLIEPTADEDWSSIMSSALLRKEKQFHIINPDLTGFYSQRTNTQQSNPEMSSPVLLHPSKSWEKQANKTSWLTWWKNTVSVDDYFNYLSSQETDYLHVIFHMYEEEVPVEVLVPVKDSLEIPRPPPLLEDEEPDFVPGEWDWSTVMDHRLETRKIHIQSLQKCLERLWSMFEVPDKGRLDMVIKYSSNARLQQLPVLVKAWERVLKPIQMREMLLGRLEWFERQASDPNRFFQKTDLSLSRFLEESQFRSQLHRKLHLVEAPLVKLLEEIELIFGEPVTFKGRRYLDKMKQDRVEMLYWLQQQRRMRHLIWAQKGSCHSFLFGRCSGWSLIVPGNTPTT; encoded by the coding sequence ATGGAGCCCCAGAGGCAAGAGCCTGAATTCCAGCGGTTTTACCACCGGTTACTGAGTCCGCTGTCACTGTTCCCCCGCAGGACACCGCCTCCAGAGCTTCCGAAGCGCCGCCCTCCCGAGGGTCGGAAATTAGAGTCCGTACCGCTAGCGAAGCTGCGGGTGGCACCGCTAGCGAAGCTGCGGGTGGCACCGCTGTGCCGCAATGTAGCCAGGCTGCTGGCCAGCAGCGGACTGGCAGCGCGGGTGTCTCCCAAGGACCGGCTACGTCTCACGGAGGTCATCCTAGACGAGCTAAAGTGCAGCTGGCAGGAGCCTCCTAGCGAACCTAGTCTGAGCTACGGGAACAACCTGAAGCTGCGGAAGCGCCTCGAGTCCTACGTGCTGCTCTGCTGCGAGCAGCTCTTCTTACGCTACTTGCACCTGCTAGTGACCATGTCGACCTCCAAAGCGGTCTTCACTGAGTCAGCCACCCTCACCCGGTTGGCTGCCAGCCTTGCCAGGGACTGCACAGTCTTCCTCACCAGTCCCGCCGTCTACCGTGCCCTGCTCGCAGATTTCCAGGCCCTGTTGAACCTGCAGCCCACGCAGAAAGGCGTGACCAGGCTGCGCCCTACTTGTCCCCCCGGAACTTTCAAGTTCTGTCCCATCCCCTGGCCGCACAGCATCGGCTTTGCCCAAGTGCCATGTTCCAGCCTCAACCTGACCTATCTCATCCATCTCAGTCGCCCATCAGAGTTTTTCATTGAGCCCAAACTGGATCCCGTAAAGGAACTGAAGTCCATTCCCAAGCTCAAGGGTAGAAAACCTCTCCGTTGGCTGCCCTccataagaaaggagaaagaaatcgACTTCGATTCCTCACAGGTGCCACTGCCTAGTCATTCCGTAACTCCCACCAGTGAGTCTTCTGACTTCCTCCCTTCACGTGTCTTCTCCTGGCTCCAGAGAGGCCAGTCCCTGCCCTCTCTGTGTGAGGGCTGGAAACTAGCAGATGAGATGGGCCTCCCTCCACTCCCCTCTCGCCCCTTAACTCCCCTGATTTTAGCTGCAGAAAGCAAACCAGAGTTGACTGAAGACATTGTGGCTGAGGATCTGAAGCAGAAGATGAAGAAGTTGAACTCCGAGTGGAGGCGCCGCTCACCAGTAGACTCAGGCCTCCCTCCGCTCTTGGGAGTCCTGACCCACAGCATTGCTGCAGAGCAACGCATGAAGGAGCTACACAGAACTCTGAAGAACCTCCAGGAGGAAGAGGCCTCTGGGCTGTGGGATCTCCAGCCCCCCAAATCCTGTCCACTTCAACCACAACCAGCGACCATTACTTTGAAGCTAAGGAATCAAGTCGTGGTCCAAGTAGCTACTATGATGCTTTCTGATAGAAACTTTTTGGACTCTTTCCATGTCGAGGGTGCTGGAGTCCTGTACAACCACCTGAATGGTGAACTAGACTCCAAAGTCATTGAAGATATGGATATTGATCGCTTCATTGGCAGTAGCACCACGGAGATCTACAAGGAGTTGATGAGCTGTGTCTCTGCTAACCACTTCCGTTTTGACCAAGGATCCTTGATTGAGCCTACAGCAGATGAAGACTGGTCATCCATCATGTCCTCAGCCCTTCTACGCAAAGAAAAACAGTTTCACATCATCAACCCTGATCTGACTGGGTTTTATTCCCAGAGAACAAACACTCAGCAGTCCAATCCTGAGATGTCTTCTCCTGTATTACTCCACCCGAGCAAAAGCTGGgagaagcaagcaaacaaaacctcaTGGCTGACTTGGTGGAAAAACACGGTGTCCGTGGATGATTATTTCAACTATCTCTCTAGCCAGGAGACAGATTACCTCCATGTCATTTTCCACATGTATGAAGAAGAGGTTCCTGTGGAGGTGCTGGTCCCAGTCAAAGATTCCCTAGAGATTCCACGTCCTCCTCCCTTGTTGGAAGATGAGGAACCAGATTTTGTGCCAGGAGAGTGGGATTGGAGCACAGTAATGGACCACAGGCTAGAAACCAGAAAAATCCACATCCAGAGCCTGCAGAAATGTCTGGAACGATTGTGGTCCATGTTTGAAGTCCCTGACAAGGGCCGGCTAGACATGGTCATCAAGTATAGCTCTAATGCCCGCTTGCAGCAGCTGCCAGTATTGGTGAAGGCCTGGGAGCGAGTCCTGAAGCCCATTCAGATGCGGGAGATGTTGCTGGGGAGACTGGAGTGGTTTGAGCGACAAGCCTCTGACCCCAACCGCTTCTTCCAGAAGACTGACTTGAGTCTCAGTCGCTTCCTGGAGGAGAGTCAGTTCCGCAGCCAGCTCCACAGGAAGCTCCATCTAGTAGAGGCTCCTTTGGTTAAGCTCCTGGAGGAGATTGAGTTAATCTTTGGGGAGCCAGTGACCTTTAAGGGGAGGCGCTACCTGGACAAGATGAAGCAGGACAGAGTGGAGATGCTGTACTGGCTCCAACAGCAGCGACGGATGCGACACCTGATCTGGGCCCAGAAGGGTTCCTGCCACTCATTCCTGTTCGGAAGGTGCAGCGGCTGGTCTTTAATAGTCCCTGGGAATACTCCCACTACCTAA